Proteins from a genomic interval of Stenotrophomonas maltophilia:
- a CDS encoding VOC family protein produces MAHQSRLAGFIIDCQDTPADEGARFWAAALGLQAQPAHAEDGAEYADLQGAPAGLNVEVQRVAHPSRVHLDIESDDIDAEADRLEKLGARRIGFVKRWWVMEAPTGHRFCIVRMRERAIPANHWP; encoded by the coding sequence ATGGCGCACCAGAGCCGTCTGGCCGGATTCATCATCGACTGCCAGGACACGCCCGCAGACGAAGGCGCACGCTTCTGGGCGGCCGCACTTGGTCTGCAGGCGCAGCCCGCTCATGCCGAAGACGGCGCCGAGTACGCCGACCTGCAGGGCGCGCCCGCGGGCCTGAACGTGGAAGTGCAGCGGGTCGCTCACCCATCGCGGGTGCACCTGGACATCGAGAGCGACGACATCGATGCCGAGGCAGATCGACTGGAAAAACTCGGCGCGCGCCGGATCGGCTTCGTCAAACGCTGGTGGGTGATGGAAGCGCCGACCGGCCATCGCTTCTGCATCGTGCGCATGCGCGAACGCGCGATACCGGCCAATCATTGGCCCTGA
- a CDS encoding endonuclease/exonuclease/phosphatase family protein — MLSRFHRPALCALLALALPAVAWAAAPAPLKVMSFNVRTPADTEPGKRWPDRRDAMVKVILDAHPAVIGTQELVKEQADYLSGHLPGYRWFGEGRRGGSGDEHMGVFYDSKVLAVEESGNFWLSDTPEVPGSITWGNLYPRMVTWALFRRLDDGRRFYFMDTHLPYRDEDEPRRVKGAELIGKHLATLPAGLPVILTGDFNSEPGGDTYKAFTRLLQDTRTQVKAPQGPRLTFHDFTGKATTQLDWVLVRGFHARNFLTDDRRIGGVLPSDHFPLVVELDWPKH, encoded by the coding sequence ATGTTGTCGCGCTTCCATCGACCTGCGCTGTGCGCATTGTTGGCGCTTGCTCTGCCTGCCGTTGCCTGGGCCGCTGCGCCGGCGCCACTGAAGGTGATGTCGTTCAATGTCCGCACCCCGGCTGATACCGAACCGGGCAAGCGCTGGCCGGACCGTCGCGATGCCATGGTCAAGGTCATCCTCGATGCGCACCCGGCCGTGATCGGCACCCAGGAACTGGTGAAGGAGCAAGCCGACTACCTGTCCGGGCACCTGCCCGGTTACCGCTGGTTCGGCGAAGGCCGCCGCGGTGGAAGCGGTGACGAACACATGGGCGTGTTCTACGACAGCAAGGTGCTGGCCGTCGAGGAATCCGGGAACTTCTGGTTGTCGGACACACCGGAGGTGCCCGGCAGCATCACCTGGGGCAACCTGTACCCGCGCATGGTCACCTGGGCCCTGTTCCGGCGCCTGGACGATGGCCGTCGTTTCTACTTCATGGATACCCACCTGCCCTACCGCGACGAGGACGAGCCGCGCCGGGTGAAGGGTGCCGAACTGATCGGCAAGCATCTGGCAACCCTGCCGGCCGGCCTGCCGGTAATCCTGACGGGTGACTTCAACAGCGAGCCCGGTGGTGACACCTACAAGGCATTCACCCGCCTGCTGCAGGACACCCGTACCCAGGTGAAGGCTCCGCAGGGCCCGCGCTTGACCTTCCATGACTTTACCGGCAAAGCCACCACACAGCTGGACTGGGTGCTGGTGCGCGGCTTCCATGCGCGCAACTTCCTTACCGATGATCGGCGCATTGGTGGTGTACTGCCGTCGGATCATTTCCCGCTGGTGGTCGAGCTGGATTGGCCGAAACATTGA
- a CDS encoding PA1136 family autoinducer-binding transcriptional regulator produces the protein MTALVQALLEMERARSLSAVGAVLRGIAAPLGYDRVLVFATGTGLERGTQRVYWIEGDWFGNGSDTDLAGYLHACPVNRHVLDSDAPFFWSKRQGVRGERYQIVKQPRGEGLHGLQVPVFGTTGLEGAISVAGTSIDASASARLQLEAAATAAFRAARHLAESPAELSGSALSNREREVLRWVAAGRRQAEIAATLGLSTRTVENHLRHARQRLGVATTAQAVRAASRRGEIED, from the coding sequence ATGACCGCGCTGGTGCAGGCGTTGCTGGAAATGGAACGCGCCCGTTCGCTGAGCGCGGTGGGTGCGGTCCTGCGAGGCATCGCGGCACCACTCGGCTACGACCGCGTGCTGGTGTTCGCCACCGGCACCGGGCTGGAGCGCGGTACACAACGCGTGTACTGGATCGAGGGCGACTGGTTCGGCAATGGCAGCGATACCGACCTTGCGGGCTACCTCCACGCCTGCCCGGTCAATCGCCACGTGCTGGACAGCGACGCGCCGTTCTTCTGGAGCAAGCGCCAAGGCGTTCGCGGCGAACGCTACCAGATAGTGAAGCAGCCACGCGGCGAAGGCCTGCATGGTCTGCAGGTGCCGGTGTTCGGCACCACCGGCCTGGAGGGCGCGATCAGCGTTGCCGGTACGTCGATCGACGCGTCGGCCAGCGCGCGCCTGCAGCTGGAGGCTGCTGCAACCGCAGCATTCCGAGCCGCACGCCATCTGGCCGAATCGCCTGCCGAGCTTTCGGGAAGCGCGCTGAGCAACCGCGAGCGCGAAGTGCTGCGCTGGGTTGCCGCCGGCCGCCGGCAGGCTGAGATCGCGGCCACGCTTGGGCTTTCCACGCGCACGGTGGAGAACCATCTGCGCCACGCGCGCCAACGCCTGGGTGTGGCGACCACCGCGCAGGCAGTGCGTGCCGCCAGCCGTCGCGGCGAGATCGAAGACTGA